In Pengzhenrongella sicca, a single genomic region encodes these proteins:
- a CDS encoding DUF5719 family protein, whose product MTRRPPPAAGADASGAAAAGAEPSAAAAEPSAEAAAPAVLRAPGRLRGRLARFAGAIAVLAVTGAAAAAAVVVPPPADVPVTPVTVGVPAAASVVVCAGALAQPAGDGVGDSAFDPTPVDTVSELRAVSAASGDDDAAPAGTLAPLEGGEPLGTLRAGGSGAGALRLAGHVGPTVLRAEPVGDLPPHAAASSASITTAGDLRGLAAASCQVPAAEQWLVGGSTELSNSATLVVANPGATAAEVTIEVFGPSGAVELAGSAGFLVAPGAERALLLEGVAAEQRLIAVHVSAAGGQVTARVQDSRLNGFTPAGVDLVSAGAAPSTRQVVSGLVVPDSALDDADTAVLRLLAPAAGTTARISLLGPAGVVALPGADSVELVAGEVTDLSLGGLPAGPYTAVVDADEPVVAAAMITRTGISGEFDDVPPLERAWSAAAVPGLDATVALPAGVTGTVVLTGIGSGADGSGEGTATGVLRAIGADGGVLAERDVSVPAGTTTSLDVGSLFPGTVVAGLDLVLAPPAGASGDEEAGPELAWSVVGSVQAADGEFVSVLTPTPTAVVPDSVEVRGSHALGLP is encoded by the coding sequence ATGACCCGCCGCCCACCGCCCGCCGCGGGCGCCGACGCGTCCGGCGCTGCCGCCGCGGGCGCCGAGCCGTCCGCCGCGGCCGCCGAGCCGTCCGCCGAGGCCGCTGCGCCGGCGGTGCTTCGAGCGCCCGGCCGCCTGCGGGGGCGGCTCGCGCGGTTCGCGGGCGCGATCGCCGTCCTCGCGGTGACCGGCGCCGCGGCCGCCGCGGCCGTGGTCGTGCCGCCGCCCGCCGACGTTCCCGTCACGCCGGTCACGGTGGGCGTCCCCGCGGCCGCGAGCGTGGTCGTCTGCGCCGGCGCGCTCGCGCAGCCGGCGGGGGACGGGGTCGGGGACTCCGCGTTCGACCCGACCCCCGTGGACACCGTGAGCGAGCTCCGCGCGGTCTCGGCGGCGAGCGGCGACGACGACGCTGCGCCGGCCGGGACGCTCGCCCCGCTCGAGGGCGGGGAGCCGCTCGGAACGCTGCGCGCGGGCGGGTCGGGGGCGGGCGCGCTGCGGCTGGCCGGCCACGTCGGGCCGACCGTGCTGCGGGCCGAGCCGGTCGGCGACCTGCCACCGCACGCCGCGGCGTCGTCGGCGTCGATCACTACTGCGGGCGACCTGCGCGGCCTCGCGGCGGCGTCCTGCCAGGTGCCGGCCGCGGAGCAGTGGCTCGTCGGCGGCAGCACGGAGCTCAGCAACAGCGCGACCCTCGTCGTCGCGAACCCCGGCGCGACCGCCGCCGAGGTCACCATCGAGGTGTTCGGCCCGTCCGGCGCGGTCGAGCTCGCCGGCTCGGCCGGCTTCCTGGTCGCGCCCGGTGCCGAGCGCGCGCTGCTGCTCGAGGGCGTCGCCGCCGAGCAGCGGTTGATCGCCGTGCATGTCAGCGCCGCCGGCGGCCAGGTCACGGCGCGGGTCCAGGACAGCCGGCTCAACGGGTTCACCCCCGCGGGCGTGGACCTCGTCAGCGCCGGCGCCGCGCCCTCGACGCGGCAGGTCGTCAGCGGCCTGGTGGTCCCGGACTCGGCGCTCGACGACGCCGACACCGCGGTGCTTCGGCTGCTCGCGCCCGCGGCGGGAACGACCGCGCGGATCAGCCTGCTCGGCCCGGCGGGCGTCGTCGCCCTGCCCGGCGCGGACTCGGTCGAGCTCGTGGCGGGCGAGGTCACGGACCTGTCCCTCGGCGGGCTGCCCGCAGGCCCCTACACCGCAGTGGTCGACGCCGACGAGCCCGTCGTGGCGGCGGCGATGATCACGCGCACGGGGATCTCTGGTGAGTTCGACGACGTGCCCCCGCTCGAGCGGGCGTGGAGCGCGGCGGCGGTGCCGGGGCTGGACGCCACCGTGGCGCTGCCCGCGGGGGTGACCGGCACGGTGGTGCTCACCGGGATCGGGTCCGGGGCCGACGGCTCCGGCGAGGGGACGGCGACCGGGGTGCTGCGGGCGATCGGGGCCGACGGCGGCGTGCTCGCCGAGCGTGACGTGTCCGTGCCCGCCGGCACGACGACGAGCCTCGACGTCGGCTCGCTCTTTCCCGGCACGGTCGTCGCGGGGCTCGACCTCGTGCTGGCGCCGCCCGCCGGCGCGTCCGGCGACGAGGAGGCCGGGCCGGAGCTCGCGTGGTCGGTCGTCGGCTCCGTCCAGGCCGCCGACGGCGAGTTCGTCTCGGTGCTCACCCCGACGCCGACCGCCGTGGTGCCGGACTCGGTCGAGGTGCGCGGCTCGCACGCCCTCGGCCTGCCGTAG
- a CDS encoding glycosyltransferase family 2 protein, with the protein MTTPDGPLQPIRAICVTYNSGAELDGLATSLRAATAAPLELVFVDNGSTDDAPERVAAAHGGRVIRAGENLGYGRAANLGAAGADQPWLLVVNPDISWEPGSLDVLVAAADRYPRAGSLGPALLNPDGTVYPSARELPSLTQGVGHALFARVWPGNPWTRTYQARQESADSAERPAGWLSGACLLLRRDAFEQVGGFDPAYFMFFEDVDLGERLSAAGWSNVYVPAARVTHVGGTSWRERPARMITAHHTSAERYLHHRYDRWFEWPVRAAITAGLHLRLRLELRAAHR; encoded by the coding sequence ATGACCACCCCCGACGGCCCCCTGCAACCGATCCGCGCGATCTGCGTGACCTACAACTCCGGCGCCGAGCTGGACGGGCTCGCGACGTCGCTGCGCGCAGCGACGGCGGCGCCGCTCGAGCTCGTCTTCGTCGACAACGGCTCGACCGACGACGCCCCCGAGCGCGTCGCGGCGGCCCACGGCGGCCGGGTCATCCGCGCGGGTGAGAACCTCGGCTACGGCAGGGCGGCCAACCTCGGCGCCGCGGGCGCGGACCAGCCGTGGCTGCTCGTGGTCAACCCCGACATCAGCTGGGAGCCGGGATCGCTGGACGTGCTCGTCGCCGCGGCGGACCGCTACCCGCGCGCCGGCTCGCTCGGCCCCGCCCTGCTCAATCCCGACGGCACGGTCTACCCGTCGGCCCGCGAGCTGCCGTCGCTGACGCAGGGCGTCGGCCACGCGCTGTTCGCGCGGGTCTGGCCGGGCAACCCGTGGACCCGCACGTACCAGGCCCGCCAGGAGTCGGCCGACTCGGCCGAACGCCCCGCGGGCTGGCTTTCGGGCGCGTGCCTGCTGCTGCGCCGCGACGCGTTCGAACAGGTCGGCGGCTTCGACCCGGCCTACTTCATGTTCTTCGAGGACGTCGACCTCGGCGAGCGCCTCAGCGCCGCGGGCTGGAGCAACGTCTACGTCCCGGCCGCCCGGGTCACCCACGTCGGCGGCACGTCATGGCGCGAGCGCCCCGCGCGCATGATCACCGCGCACCACACCAGCGCCGAGCGCTACCTCCACCACCGCTACGACCGCTGGTTCGAGTGGCCGGTTCGCGCCGCGATCACCGCCGGGTTGCACCTGCGGCTGCGCCTCGAGCTCCGGGCCGCCCACCGCTGA
- a CDS encoding metallopeptidase family protein, which produces MTTLPAPRDPIRPARRRDRRGRGPRGPLLPAGLPAFRTRAERFDDLVLAAVGRLEKRWARQLDGTEFAVEDVPPSSPAPWEHGGVPLGRYFAADIGLAARIVVYRRPVETRAIDAADLEDLVRDVVVEQVAHLLARSPDEVDPDYRDGGH; this is translated from the coding sequence ATGACCACGCTTCCCGCTCCGCGCGATCCGATCCGGCCGGCCCGGCGCCGCGACCGGCGCGGCCGCGGTCCGCGCGGCCCCCTGCTGCCGGCCGGGCTGCCGGCGTTCCGGACCCGCGCCGAGCGGTTCGACGACCTGGTGCTCGCGGCGGTCGGCCGGCTCGAGAAGCGGTGGGCGCGCCAGCTCGACGGCACCGAGTTCGCGGTCGAGGACGTCCCGCCGTCGAGCCCCGCCCCGTGGGAGCACGGCGGCGTCCCGCTCGGCCGATACTTCGCCGCCGACATCGGGCTCGCGGCGCGAATCGTCGTGTACCGGCGCCCGGTCGAGACCCGCGCAATCGACGCGGCCGACCTCGAGGACCTGGTGCGCGACGTCGTCGTCGAGCAGGTCGCCCACCTCCTGGCGCGCAGCCCCGACGAGGTCGATCCCGACTACCGCGACGGCGGGCACTGA
- a CDS encoding DUF3499 domain-containing protein, producing MRTGRQCSRPTCIGGAVATLTYVYADSTAVLGPLAHLAEPHSYDLCSDHAERLTAPRGWEVVRLMPDFVEVGPSHDDLLALADAVREAGRPRHRVEAPPSPPLAEAGRRGHLRILRGDGS from the coding sequence GTGAGAACCGGCAGGCAGTGCTCGCGACCGACGTGCATCGGTGGTGCCGTCGCGACCTTGACCTATGTCTACGCCGACTCGACCGCGGTGCTCGGCCCGCTCGCACACCTTGCCGAGCCGCACTCGTACGACCTGTGCTCGGACCACGCCGAGCGGCTGACCGCCCCGCGGGGCTGGGAGGTGGTCCGGTTGATGCCCGACTTCGTCGAGGTCGGGCCCAGCCACGACGACCTGCTCGCGCTCGCCGACGCCGTCCGCGAGGCCGGCCGCCCGCGGCACCGGGTCGAAGCACCCCCCAGCCCACCGCTCGCGGAGGCCGGCCGACGCGGCCACCTGCGCATCCTGCGCGGCGACGGCTCATGA
- the manB gene encoding phosphohexomutase domain-containing protein (converts mannose-6-phosphate to mannose-1-phosphate; the resulting product is then converted to GDP-mannose by ManC which is then used in the synthesis of mannose-containing glycoconjugates that are important for mediating entry into host cells), which translates to MPAASSRPNPFALGAAFAEVIVLPDLARSGGTDPGRALVGHDGQVGSAERAAELAAGLAGRGVDVELVGPCSMDALLAAAGALEAPGAMVAAEPGSGRPAGVLLVRADGRPVEPGSGLPAVLSHALAEPAAVESAAAETPGDGTIRLRPALASYAELLRSLADLTRVRPLTVVVEAGHGVAALTVPAVLGTAVGLPALPLEIIVLSAGAAGDLGSAPAPHPSDPAHLLALRAEVVARGADLGLAFDADGDRVVVVDENGDLVSAAVVAMLVGLREVERERREGAAPTVVLDRLLSEAAGDLLTAAGAAVVRSGGGGSSLRAAMAASGAVVGASPGLHYAFRDLYLADSGLLAAMHVLATLGSGGVPLSAFAEVYQPYAQSGEMEVPVDDVAAARARVVAAYVTRAGAGPVQVDAPDGGDAAAGLTVRHWAAAPRWWFDLRPGPAGTTVRLTVEAADEDIMEKVRDDVLALVRAGDAPKTANKE; encoded by the coding sequence GTGCCCGCCGCCAGCTCGAGACCGAACCCGTTCGCGCTCGGTGCGGCCTTCGCCGAGGTCATCGTCCTGCCCGACCTCGCGCGGTCCGGCGGGACTGATCCCGGCCGCGCCCTCGTGGGCCACGACGGGCAGGTGGGCAGCGCCGAGCGGGCAGCAGAACTCGCGGCCGGCCTGGCGGGCCGGGGCGTCGACGTCGAGCTGGTCGGCCCGTGCTCGATGGACGCCCTCCTCGCCGCGGCGGGTGCGCTTGAGGCGCCCGGCGCGATGGTGGCGGCCGAGCCCGGCTCGGGACGGCCCGCCGGCGTGCTGCTGGTCCGGGCCGACGGCCGGCCGGTCGAGCCCGGGTCGGGCCTGCCGGCGGTGCTCTCGCATGCCCTGGCCGAGCCTGCCGCCGTCGAGTCTGCCGCGGCCGAGACCCCCGGCGACGGCACCATCCGGCTGCGCCCCGCGCTCGCGAGCTACGCGGAGCTCCTGCGGTCGCTGGCCGACCTCACGCGCGTGCGCCCGCTCACGGTCGTCGTCGAGGCCGGGCACGGCGTCGCCGCGCTGACGGTCCCCGCGGTCCTCGGGACCGCCGTCGGGCTCCCCGCGCTGCCGCTCGAGATCATCGTGCTGTCGGCCGGGGCCGCCGGCGACCTCGGCTCCGCCCCGGCGCCGCACCCGAGCGACCCCGCCCACCTGCTCGCCCTGCGCGCCGAGGTCGTCGCCCGGGGCGCCGACCTCGGGCTGGCGTTCGACGCCGATGGCGACCGCGTCGTCGTCGTCGATGAGAACGGCGACCTCGTCAGCGCGGCCGTCGTCGCGATGCTCGTCGGGCTGCGCGAGGTCGAGCGCGAGCGGCGCGAGGGCGCGGCGCCGACGGTCGTGCTGGATCGGCTGCTCTCCGAGGCCGCCGGGGACCTGCTCACGGCCGCTGGCGCCGCCGTCGTGCGCTCGGGCGGGGGCGGGTCGTCCCTGCGGGCGGCGATGGCGGCGAGCGGCGCCGTCGTCGGTGCCTCGCCGGGCCTGCACTACGCCTTCCGCGACCTCTACCTCGCCGACTCCGGCCTGCTCGCCGCGATGCACGTGCTCGCGACGCTCGGCAGTGGGGGCGTCCCGCTCTCGGCGTTCGCGGAGGTCTACCAGCCGTACGCGCAGTCGGGCGAGATGGAGGTCCCGGTCGACGACGTCGCGGCCGCGCGCGCCCGGGTGGTCGCCGCGTACGTCACGCGGGCGGGCGCGGGGCCGGTGCAAGTCGACGCGCCGGACGGGGGTGACGCGGCCGCCGGCCTGACCGTGCGGCACTGGGCCGCGGCGCCGCGCTGGTGGTTCGACCTGCGGCCGGGGCCGGCCGGCACGACCGTGCGGCTTACCGTTGAGGCGGCCGACGAGGACATCATGGAGAAGGTGCGCGACGATGTGCTCGCGCTCGTCCGGGCCGGCGACGCACCGAAGACAGCCAACAAGGAGTGA
- a CDS encoding Trm112 family protein, with product MTDAPTAQEPVLEPWLREILRCPATGATLVDGVGPDGQPELVSTDPVNPLAYPVRDGIPVLLVDDARPVRTA from the coding sequence ATGACCGACGCACCGACCGCGCAGGAACCCGTGCTGGAGCCCTGGCTCCGCGAGATCCTGCGGTGCCCCGCAACGGGTGCGACGCTCGTCGACGGCGTGGGTCCCGACGGTCAGCCCGAGCTCGTCTCGACCGACCCGGTGAACCCGCTCGCCTACCCCGTCCGCGACGGCATCCCGGTGCTGCTCGTCGACGACGCGCGGCCCGTCCGGACCGCCTGA
- a CDS encoding cation diffusion facilitator family transporter, producing the protein MSTGGSNRAIIAALAANVGIAITKFIAFLLTSSSSMLAESVHSLADSGNQALLLVGGKRSRQAADAKHPFGYGRERYLYAFIVSIVLFSVGGLFALYEAWHKFAEPHPIESWKWVPIVVLVAAIGMESYSFRTAIHESNHVRGAQSWASFVRTAKAPELPVVLLEDLGALVGLVLALGGVGMTLVTDDGRWDAAGTASIGLLLVVIAIILSLETRSLLLGESATPANVESIAAALVGGGVVSVIHLRTLHLGPEELLVAAKVELEPLGTAAEVAAAIDAAEVRVRAAVPGLAAVIYLEPDLRRSVTAAG; encoded by the coding sequence ATGTCGACGGGCGGAAGCAATCGCGCGATCATCGCTGCCCTGGCGGCGAACGTGGGGATCGCGATCACGAAGTTCATCGCCTTCCTGCTCACGAGCTCGAGCTCGATGCTCGCGGAGTCGGTGCACTCGTTGGCCGACTCGGGGAACCAGGCCCTGCTCCTGGTCGGCGGCAAGCGGTCGCGGCAGGCCGCCGACGCGAAGCACCCGTTCGGGTACGGCCGCGAGCGGTACCTGTACGCGTTCATCGTCTCGATCGTGCTGTTCAGCGTCGGCGGGCTGTTCGCGCTCTACGAGGCGTGGCACAAGTTCGCCGAGCCGCACCCGATCGAGTCGTGGAAGTGGGTGCCGATCGTCGTGCTCGTCGCGGCGATCGGGATGGAGAGCTACTCCTTCCGGACCGCGATCCACGAGTCCAACCACGTGCGCGGCGCGCAGTCGTGGGCCTCGTTCGTGCGGACCGCGAAGGCGCCCGAGCTGCCGGTCGTGCTGCTCGAGGACCTCGGCGCGCTCGTCGGGCTCGTGCTGGCGCTCGGCGGCGTCGGGATGACCCTCGTGACCGACGACGGCCGCTGGGACGCCGCCGGCACCGCCTCGATCGGGCTGCTCCTCGTCGTGATCGCGATCATCTTGTCGCTCGAGACGCGCTCGCTGCTGCTCGGGGAGTCCGCGACGCCGGCGAACGTCGAGTCCATCGCCGCGGCGCTGGTCGGCGGCGGCGTCGTCTCCGTCATCCACCTGCGCACGTTGCACCTCGGGCCGGAGGAGCTGCTCGTCGCGGCGAAGGTCGAGCTCGAACCGCTCGGGACGGCCGCCGAGGTCGCGGCCGCGATCGACGCCGCCGAGGTACGGGTCCGCGCGGCGGTGCCCGGCCTCGCCGCGGTCATCTACCTCGAGCCCGACCTGCGCCGATCGGTCACGGCCGCGGGGTGA
- a CDS encoding S-ribosylhomocysteine lyase, which produces MNVESFNLDHRTVAAPFVRVADTKTLPHGDLLTKYDVRFCQPNTDRLPMPTVHSLEHMMAEHMRNHSGDVIDVSPMGCQTGFYVLMQGEHTYEEFLAVLEATLVDVSTATEVPAANEVQCGWAASHTLEGAQAAAIAFLADRAQWSQVTA; this is translated from the coding sequence ATGAACGTCGAGAGCTTCAACCTCGACCACCGCACCGTCGCCGCGCCCTTCGTGCGCGTCGCGGACACCAAGACGCTGCCGCACGGCGACCTCCTGACGAAGTACGACGTCCGGTTCTGCCAGCCCAACACCGATCGCCTGCCCATGCCCACGGTGCACTCGCTCGAGCACATGATGGCCGAGCACATGCGCAACCACTCGGGCGACGTCATCGACGTCTCGCCGATGGGCTGCCAGACCGGGTTCTACGTGCTCATGCAGGGCGAGCACACCTACGAAGAGTTCCTGGCCGTGCTCGAGGCGACGCTCGTCGACGTGTCGACGGCGACCGAGGTGCCCGCGGCGAACGAGGTGCAGTGCGGCTGGGCCGCGAGCCACACGCTCGAGGGCGCGCAGGCCGCCGCGATCGCCTTCCTCGCCGACCGGGCCCAGTGGAGCCAGGTCACCGCGTGA
- the mtnN gene encoding 5'-methylthioadenosine/S-adenosylhomocysteine nucleosidase, protein MIEVDAVIITAMREEMAPFEERSDTLGRSSTLGQATIRLSSFGPAHVLLVTCGIGLVNAAIATALAVNRSRPARVISAGSAGGLHADVRVGDVVAGTSYVYGGADARMFGYSLGQVPGMPPSYAPAPDLVAAARASDGVRLLRGPVISGDAFVDGTSVDQVRARFPDALATDMESAAIAHTCHLFDVPFLAVRAISDLCGPAAGAEFHLAVEDAAARSADVALGLIAGADRAPQPV, encoded by the coding sequence GTGATCGAGGTCGACGCCGTCATCATCACGGCGATGCGCGAGGAGATGGCGCCGTTCGAGGAGCGCTCGGACACGCTGGGCCGCTCGAGCACGCTCGGCCAGGCGACGATCCGGCTGTCGTCCTTCGGGCCCGCGCACGTGCTGCTCGTGACGTGCGGGATCGGGCTCGTGAACGCCGCGATCGCGACCGCGCTCGCCGTGAACCGGTCGCGGCCGGCGCGGGTCATCAGCGCGGGCTCGGCCGGGGGCCTGCACGCCGACGTGCGCGTCGGCGACGTCGTCGCCGGCACGAGCTACGTCTACGGCGGCGCGGACGCCCGCATGTTCGGGTACTCGCTCGGGCAGGTTCCGGGCATGCCGCCGAGCTACGCTCCCGCGCCCGACCTCGTCGCGGCCGCGCGCGCGTCCGACGGCGTCCGACTGCTGCGGGGGCCCGTGATCTCGGGCGACGCCTTCGTCGACGGCACCTCGGTCGACCAGGTCCGGGCGCGCTTCCCGGACGCGCTCGCGACCGACATGGAGTCCGCCGCGATCGCCCACACCTGCCACCTGTTCGACGTGCCGTTCCTCGCCGTCCGGGCCATCTCCGACCTGTGCGGCCCGGCCGCCGGCGCCGAGTTCCACCTCGCGGTCGAGGACGCCGCGGCGCGGTCCGCGGACGTCGCGCTCGGGCTCATCGCCGGCGCGGACCGGGCTCCCCAGCCCGTCTGA
- a CDS encoding glycine betaine ABC transporter substrate-binding protein: MTAHLSRPLALTASAAALALLLGACASGEADAADLTPGGDQKDLTIAIHNGWDEGIAASYLWQAILADEGYEVELETADPGIVYTGIAGGDFDVNFDMWLPVTHADYLEKYGDDLEQLGSWYDDARLTIAVNEDSPLVTIADLATQGDVVDNRLVGIEPGAGLTRITKDEVIPTYGLEDLDFVESSTPAMLAELSGAIDADRNIAVTLWRPHWAYDAFPLRDLEDPEGTLGEAENIEMVGRTGFGEDYPELASWLAQFTLTSDELFTLENLMFNENGGDDNEGSAAQWLEENPEFVTTLKAAADKA; the protein is encoded by the coding sequence ATGACCGCACACCTGAGCCGCCCCCTGGCCCTGACCGCCTCGGCGGCCGCGCTCGCGCTCCTGCTCGGAGCCTGCGCGAGCGGGGAGGCCGACGCCGCGGACCTCACCCCCGGCGGGGACCAGAAGGACCTCACGATCGCGATCCACAACGGCTGGGACGAGGGCATCGCCGCGTCGTACCTGTGGCAGGCGATCCTCGCGGACGAGGGCTACGAGGTCGAGCTCGAGACGGCCGACCCCGGCATCGTCTACACCGGCATCGCCGGCGGCGACTTCGACGTCAACTTCGACATGTGGCTCCCCGTCACCCACGCCGACTACCTCGAGAAGTACGGCGACGACCTTGAGCAGCTGGGCTCCTGGTACGACGACGCGCGGCTGACCATCGCCGTGAACGAGGACTCGCCGCTGGTGACGATCGCGGATCTCGCGACCCAGGGCGACGTCGTCGACAACCGGCTGGTCGGCATCGAGCCCGGCGCCGGCCTCACGCGCATCACGAAGGACGAGGTCATCCCGACCTACGGCCTCGAGGACCTGGACTTCGTGGAGTCCTCGACCCCGGCGATGCTCGCCGAGCTCAGCGGCGCGATCGACGCCGACCGCAACATCGCGGTCACGCTGTGGCGCCCGCACTGGGCGTACGACGCCTTCCCGCTGCGCGACCTCGAGGACCCCGAGGGCACGCTCGGCGAGGCGGAGAACATCGAGATGGTCGGCCGTACGGGCTTCGGCGAGGACTACCCCGAGCTCGCCTCGTGGCTCGCGCAGTTCACGCTGACCAGTGACGAGCTGTTCACTCTCGAGAACCTGATGTTCAACGAGAACGGCGGCGACGACAACGAGGGCTCGGCCGCGCAGTGGCTCGAGGAGAACCCCGAGTTCGTCACGACCCTGAAGGCAGCGGCCGACAAGGCGTAG
- a CDS encoding ABC transporter permease, with translation MTVLAASSDPLFRLPLGEWVDGAVTAITHTFDGLFDAIKSVLEGGYDGLEYVLAAPPAWAVVLVLAALAFFLKGWQLAVTALVGFALIIGVDQWENAMATLALVLVASVIALAIAVPLGILAARNDKVSAALRPVLDFMQTMPAFVYLIPTVVIFLTGAVPGIVATIVFAMAPGVRFTELGIRQVDSEVVEAGHAFGASPGRILRQIQIPLALPTIMAGINQVIMLALSMAVISGMVGADGLGSDVLSALSRVDVALGFEAGLAVVILAIYLDRMTSALAARAPVSRALQLAAV, from the coding sequence ATGACCGTCCTCGCAGCTAGCTCCGACCCGCTGTTCCGCCTGCCGCTCGGCGAGTGGGTCGACGGCGCCGTGACCGCGATCACCCACACGTTCGACGGCCTCTTCGACGCGATCAAGTCCGTGCTCGAGGGCGGCTACGACGGGCTCGAGTACGTGCTCGCGGCGCCGCCCGCCTGGGCGGTCGTGCTCGTGCTCGCCGCGCTGGCGTTCTTCCTCAAGGGCTGGCAGCTCGCGGTGACCGCGCTGGTCGGCTTCGCGCTGATCATCGGGGTCGACCAGTGGGAGAACGCGATGGCGACGCTCGCGCTGGTCCTGGTCGCGAGCGTCATCGCGCTCGCCATCGCGGTGCCGCTCGGCATCCTCGCCGCGCGCAACGACAAGGTCTCCGCCGCCCTGCGGCCGGTGCTGGACTTCATGCAGACGATGCCCGCGTTCGTCTACCTGATCCCGACGGTCGTCATCTTCCTCACCGGCGCCGTGCCCGGGATCGTCGCGACGATCGTGTTCGCGATGGCCCCCGGGGTGCGCTTCACCGAGCTCGGCATCCGGCAGGTCGACTCCGAGGTGGTCGAGGCCGGCCACGCGTTCGGCGCGTCGCCGGGCCGCATCCTGCGCCAGATCCAGATCCCGCTCGCACTCCCGACCATCATGGCCGGCATCAACCAGGTGATCATGCTCGCGCTGTCGATGGCCGTCATCTCCGGGATGGTCGGTGCCGACGGGCTCGGCAGCGACGTCCTGTCCGCCCTGTCCCGCGTCGACGTCGCACTCGGCTTCGAGGCCGGCCTCGCCGTCGTGATCCTGGCGATCTACCTCGACCGCATGACGTCGGCGCTCGCCGCCCGCGCGCCGGTCTCCCGCGCGCTGCAGCTCGCCGCCGTCTGA
- a CDS encoding quaternary amine ABC transporter ATP-binding protein, with protein MTAIRAEGVFKVFGRRPHEAVRRLRDGAGRDDVKSLGTAAVIDTSFEVAPGETFVVMGLSGSGKSTLIRMLNGLVRPTAGSIMLGEHDLAKVSASELRDIRRKRVSMVFQHFALLPHRTVLDNAAFPLEISGVDKTERRRRAAEALGLVGLDGWEDSLPSQLSGGMRQRVGLARALAADTDVLLMDEAFSALDPLIRGEMQEQLLELQQTLGKTIIFITHDLNEAMHLGDRIAMMRDGRIVQIGTSEEILSAPADDYVAQFVADVDRTRVLTAGSVMVRPTAVVVASAGPHVALRTMRDAQTSAAYVVDRDRLLLGVVRDQDVVAAVRAGGGALVDLTRDEVSPVTEDALLAELFAPAAETPLPVPVVDARGKLVGVIPRVTLLEAMKPTVVEPVDAVDPEGLGEDLDTELDALESEALNLSRTGDVK; from the coding sequence GTGACTGCAATCCGCGCCGAAGGCGTGTTCAAGGTGTTCGGTCGACGCCCGCACGAGGCCGTCCGTCGCCTGCGGGACGGCGCCGGCCGCGACGACGTCAAGAGCCTCGGCACGGCCGCCGTCATCGACACGAGCTTCGAGGTCGCCCCCGGCGAGACGTTCGTCGTGATGGGCCTGTCGGGGTCCGGCAAGTCAACCCTGATCCGCATGCTCAACGGGCTGGTCCGCCCGACCGCGGGCAGCATCATGCTCGGCGAGCACGACCTGGCGAAGGTCAGCGCGTCGGAGCTGCGCGACATTCGGCGCAAGCGCGTGAGCATGGTGTTCCAGCACTTCGCGCTCCTGCCGCACCGCACCGTCCTCGACAACGCGGCGTTTCCGCTGGAGATCTCCGGGGTCGACAAGACCGAGCGCCGCCGGCGCGCCGCCGAGGCTCTCGGCCTCGTCGGGCTCGACGGCTGGGAGGACTCCCTGCCGTCGCAGTTGTCCGGCGGGATGCGCCAGCGCGTGGGCCTCGCCCGCGCCCTGGCCGCCGACACCGACGTGCTGCTCATGGACGAGGCCTTCTCCGCACTCGACCCGCTGATCCGCGGCGAGATGCAGGAGCAGCTGCTCGAGCTCCAGCAGACCCTCGGCAAGACCATCATCTTCATTACGCACGACCTCAACGAGGCCATGCACCTCGGGGACCGGATCGCCATGATGCGCGACGGGCGCATCGTCCAGATCGGCACGTCCGAGGAGATCCTGTCCGCGCCGGCCGACGACTACGTCGCGCAGTTCGTCGCCGACGTCGACCGCACCCGGGTCCTGACGGCCGGCTCCGTCATGGTGCGCCCGACCGCCGTCGTCGTCGCCTCCGCCGGACCGCACGTGGCCCTGCGCACGATGCGCGACGCGCAGACCTCGGCGGCGTACGTCGTCGACCGCGACCGCCTGCTGCTCGGCGTCGTGCGCGACCAGGACGTCGTCGCCGCGGTCCGCGCCGGCGGCGGCGCGCTCGTCGACCTGACGCGCGACGAGGTGTCGCCGGTCACGGAGGACGCCCTGCTCGCTGAGCTGTTCGCTCCCGCCGCCGAGACGCCGCTGCCGGTCCCGGTGGTGGACGCCCGCGGCAAGCTCGTCGGCGTGATCCCCCGCGTGACGCTGCTCGAGGCCATGAAGCCGACGGTGGTCGAGCCCGTCGACGCCGTCGACCCCGAGGGCCTGGGCGAGGACCTCGACACCGAGCTCGACGCGCTCGAATCCGAAGCACTCAACCTCTCCAGGACGGGAGACGTCAAATGA